The Denticeps clupeoides chromosome 16, fDenClu1.1, whole genome shotgun sequence DNA segment TCACAGTCTTAATATTATGCATGGCTGTATAGTataattgtatattatatataatttaattaatttaaactgaagtgattgtcattgtaaaacactgcagcacagcacacggtgacacaacgaaatgtgtcctctgcttttaaccatcacccttggtgagcagtgggcagccatgacaggcgcccgggaagcagacTATAACGCATATATTACGTTTGTTTTTGCAGAACAGTAATGCATGAGCACAATATTGTGCAGTTTACGTTATATTActaaaatggtttaaaattacaaatgaaatgaattacaaatgttttgtttgtttgtgtggaagACTTTGATACCAACAGGTTACCTGATTCCCATTTCCCAGCCGCCTATTTTGAGTTTTAAAGAGTCCCACCCTTCTAATGGAGAGGCTGCCAAAGCCTCCACACCCACTTACAATGTCTACCACACACCAACTGCAGGTACTGTTTTAATTATCTTGATTATGATTTTACCTATTGCAATTGGGAATCTTGATTATTTACTTTTGCCCCATTAGGTTCCAGACCCCTTATACCTCAAGAATTCACCCCCACAAGCCTCACTCTCCATCGGGCTCCTCAAGTGTCTCCTTACCCACGTGCCCAGAGTCCCAGTCCAGCCATCCTCAACTTCACCATGCAGAACATGGGTCTTATtccagcagcaggcagccctCTGGTTCCTGAGCAAGCCAGTCCCCTGCCCACATCACACGTTGCCCTTCCCCAGAGGGGCATGGTCTTCATCAAGCCCCTGTCTCCTGCTGGACCGCTCCAGCATCCGCAGCCAAACCAGCCGCTTACACTCATCAGTTTACAGCAGGTAAAGTCTGATGTGTACCTCTAAATTATAAATATCCCATCGCCACTCTTATATAGGGTATATGCAGGAGTTGGATAAAGGTAGAATGTTAATTGCTTTCATTTTGCTTCTGTCTTCAGCCCTTACTGACGACACCTAAAGGCCCCCAGTGCATCCAGCACAGCCTCTTTCACACACCGGTGTCCACTCTGACGGCCATGACCACCCCTGTAGCAACCAAAACTGTCTTCATACCCCAGAGGAAACTGGACGTGAGCCCTGAAGACTCGTTAAATCAAAATGGGAGCCACCCCCACTGAAGACCACTGTGTATTACTGCTGCTAAACATCTTGAGCCTGTGAACTTGACCATGCATGTATGAGTGTATCAGctgaattgtatttttatacatatatgtattGTTGGGTGTgcacacatttttgtatttggtcCTGAATGCTTTCACTGAATGTGTTCTTGAGGTGCTAAATGTGGTACTGGAAGACGACAATTAGTTAAAAACCAGTccatgcagcttttttttttaatatatatatatatatcaacttTGTGAACTGTTTGATCAAAGTaggatttttattaattgttgttACTATTGTTTCTGAGAAAATTCACTGTACAACCTTTCACACGAACTGTACATCAGGGATTTTCAGGGATTACGTGGAATGCCAAATTTGACTCATTGAACTGGTCAATGTAATGATGATGTCATTGTCACTGAGTGCCACCGGGTGTAGGAAACCCCAACAGCCTTATTGCAGGGGGGGAGTATTGTAGCTGTACTGTAATGTAGATAAGTAACAGTAATCTAACTTTGCACAGTGTAAATGTTGACTTTAAACCTggggaaagtgtttttttttttttttttttttttgtgatattaatgttaaaatgtgaaatCGGGCAAATTGAAAAGAGTTgtagaaaaatatttaatttctccTGGTCCTGTGACTTGTGTCTTGCTAATATTCAATGAGTGCGTCCTTTCTGGTATTTTCCTCTGCTTTGAGCGAATGAAGCTCAGAGAGGAGCCCTGTTTCCCAGCTCGGTGTCTGGAGTAAAGGCCTCTTTACCCACTACTGCTGTGGTCAGATGTTATTTTGGGCAGATGCTTTAATCTGGACGTCATTGTGGGACATTGAGGAGATAGAGGAGGGATGGGACAGTATTTAAGGACCCCACTGCATGCATTTATAAAAGGTTGTCCAGACTGGTGAAGAAAGAGGTGAACTACGTCTTGCCAGCATCCCTAAGTAAGTACAGACTTCATCAGATTTCACACAAATCTTTCTTTTCCTGGTTTAAAAAAACCTCTTTCTTCATCTTTCAGTAGTTTGGACGTTCTTTTTCTTGAGATGAGCTATTCACTGTTTTACTGCATAAGATGAATAGAAAGGTGCGTTtctttaaaagtaaattaatgaaCCTAGCGGAGATGATAAGGacacttttaaaacaatatCAAAGCTTGGAATCCACCGTCTCTAGTGCCTGGTCTATTAAAAGCTCTGTTCCTGGAATCGTATCACATTCGGGACTGATAAGCACTCAAAAGAAtgaatgtgggggggggggttccattGAGATTCTTAATCACTTGTCTGCAATTTATGATTCAACCTACATAGAACCAGCACAAGTGTGGTGAGTTAAGTTTTGGATGATAATTCTTGGAACTGCGAAAGGTGACATACAAATCATTATAAGGATGCCAAACTGGGGCGGAGGAGCGACGTGTGCGGCGTGTGAGAAGACGGTGTACCATGCTGAAGAGATCCAATGCAATGGAAGGAGTTTCCACAAAACCTGTTTTATATGTAGTAAGTATAACAGGAAAATCTTATTAAATATGTAGATTGTCTTTTCCACACCCGGAATCACAAAGTCCGCCGAGGGACACAAAGAGAAGCTGTGCTCTGCGGGCATCCCAGGCCGAACTGTGTTACCGGGAGTCACGgggtcagcagtgtgtgtggcgCGTCCCAGCAGCAGCTGAGTAAATGACAGGACTTTTTAGCTCAGTGCCAGCCAGGGTTTTGCTGACAGGTAGACGGGACCACCGGGACTACCGACACCCATGCGATTGGCTGCAGTTCACAGGCTAGAGTTCCAGCCGCGACGTGTTTTCTCCCTAAATAAAGCAGCAGAGCACTGCGTCCGGATTGTCCTGTTCCTGGgctggtagcagcctagtgggtaacacactcgcctgtgaaccagaagacccaggttcaaaccccacttactaccactgtgtcccctaagtaagacacttaaccctgagtgtctccagggggactgtccctgtaactacttattgtaagtagGCTCTGTAAATGGAGCAGTTGAGGAGAGATGAATGGCACCAggttgtgtatatgtatgtctgtccatgttccccctgctATGGCCTCCACGTCAGgatgtgtttgagtgtgtgtgtgtgtgtgtgtgtgtgtgtgtgtgtgtgaaacctcAAATTAAAGAGTTGTTTGTGTCCAGTGACTTGTAGGAAAGGCCTGGACAGCGCCACCGTTGCAGCACACGAGTCCGAGGTCTACTGCAAATCATGCTACGGCAAGAAATATGGGCCAAAAGGATACGGATATGGCCAAGGGGCTGGAGCGCTTAGCTCAGATCCGGCCGATGCAGACCACTGCCTACAACCTAAAGTGTacgtcacaaaaaaaattaacaattatACACCATTAATTTGGACATGTTGTTTTCAACagcaaaaaatagaaaatattgcaaaattttCACAATTACAACTTGACCGAACAATTTATTAAGCCGAAACAATAAAGCACAAAGTGTGGCAACTATATTAACTGCTAAACAAACGACAGATCAAATAATCACATCAACAGAATGGTTTACAGAATTAGTGTGTGATTACAGAAGATGAACCCATCATAATTACTGCAAGAAGTGACATGGAATTAATTCATTTGAACAAATTATCCAAAATAGATAGTAATCAGTCATCGCAGAGTTATTAAGACAGACAGTAAAAGCAAAACAGAACTGCCAAGACACCCTtgatgttgccatggaaacagttCCATCATGATGATTAATACTGCATTTTGTATTGTCGTTTTTATGTTTTCGGCGGATTTACATTTCACTCAGCACCAAGCCTACCAACCCAAATCCCAGCAAGTTTGCACAAAAACTTGGCAGCACCGATCGCTGCCCTAGGTGTTCGAAGGCTGTGTACGCGGCGGAGAAGATCATGGGTGCAGGAAAGGTAAGAAGCTTTGACCCGAGCATTTCATGATGGGCACACATCACGCTGCATTTATTACATGTGTTTGTGGTAATTAGCTAAATTGTTGTGTGACAGCGGCGAGAGGAAGGAAGTGTGAGCTCAATATAACAGGACAGTTACCAACTACATCACGCTGAGAGGAGCCTAGTCTGGTTAACTAAAGCTACTTAAAGAGAACTACTGCAAACGTCTTCGAAAAactatgcatttttaatgcaacattTTACCAAAATCCACATCCAAAAATAATACATGCATAtatgtcactttgtcacttttacacttacaagctctgttgcactacatggtttgcactctccaccatgtgcccttatttgtatattgtgtttttaaaaattgtatttatacctttgtatttaatgttactgtttgtatttaatgttacttgtaagcaccacgggtctgagagtaacaaaatttcaattctctgcatgtcctgtacatgtggcagaattgacaataaagctgactttgatataatgtacacatttttaatagCGTAAAATAGATATATCTAGGTTCCAGCACTAATGAGCCATTCTCATTTGCCAGGACCTGAGTGTTTTATCAAACTCCTGAAAACTTTTTTGTACAACTTTTTGTGGGGGTGATTACAGATTATTATACAGGTCAATGGTAATATAGTGATCTGAGTAAATACAGGGAACAAGATaatgaaactaaaaaaattatatactgGATGATCAGTGAAACTCATTCTATGGAGCAACAAAGGAAGCCCTTCACTCTCATTAGTCCCATTTGAATCTTATCTCATCTGTTAATAACACTTTTTAATTAactcttacataatgtgcaatgctgcttaGGCCATTACTACctacatatttttgtatgtctgtctctcggtctctctgtgcacttgttgtcTTTCcgtctgtgcagttgtagcataagcaatttcctttgggattaataatgttttctgattctgattcagaGGGACTGGGTAATTCAAATTGTAGGAATTCATTTcctggaaaaatatttttaaacaccGCTGGTTTATGTCCCTGTGACCAAAGGCCTGGCACAAGACCTGCTTCCGCTGTGCCCTGTGTGGCAAGAGTCTGGAGTCCACAACGGTGACCGATAAAGATGGAGAGCTCTACTGTAAAGGTAAAAACCTTTCACACTCCCTCGGGCTGGTGTTCTGTCCTACTTGCCCCTAActgtgacagtggtggcctagctggtaaggaaaccgacccgtaataagaaggttgccggttcgagtccaaagccatccccacacactgctcatgcctgtcatggctgcccacgggttaaagggtgatgggttaaaagctgtgtttcacaatgacaatcactttactttcacttcactattaaTTCCCTCAACAGTGAAAGGCAACATTTCAACGTATACAAGCTGCATGCGGTATTGCCATCACTGTCAACAGGGCCGAAAAATGGCCCTCAGCATGCCATGCTTCTGATCAGCATGCGCCTACTGTGACGCCATGCGAGCAGTAATTGCAGCAGATGGAGAGATCAACCCGCCCCAACACTGTCATTCTCCACAGTGTGTAAACATGGCTGGGATATAAATTGCTCACATACCGCTGTTAATCTCGTCACTGTAAGAACAAAATGATGTTTTGTTTCACTGGATTAACAGAGTGCATCGCTCCTTGCCTCTGTGTGAAGGATGGATCTGCTGGATTATGAACTCTCAGTTCTTCACAGCAAGCAAATGGTTTCCGAGTCACAAGGGATAATCCACTACGTTTAGGACTCACTGTGGAGTGGATTATCTCGCATATTCCCTGCTCACTCGCTCAATTAAGATGCATCTCTCTTTCTGTGCATTCATTTCAAAAGATGAACAAATATGCCTGGAGCGATGTATTTTTAACTCATCTACTCATTCAAGAAGTTGATAAAGAGAAGTCTGCACTCAGtaacatgcatttatttcctGACTTTTTAGTTTGCTACGCCAAGAACTTTGGACCCAAGGGCCGAGGTCTGGGGAACCCAGGAGTGGTGGAGGATGCAACAGTCTAATGGTTCTCTTAAgcatatataaaacataaaccAGGCCATTTTAGAAATTAATATATAGCTTCACTGTTGCCACCGTCAGATAAGGTGCTTTCAAGGAGGAAAATCCTTTGGCCCTGAAATCAATGCTTAAATGGATCACACTGCAAACTGGAAAAAAGAGAGCATCCTATATGCTTGAATTTGAAACCTTTAAGATGAAATACCCTGTAACTGATAATTGCTCTGCTGTACTGGCTGTACTAATCTCAATGTGTCatgttattatattgttattacgAGGTGGTCTCCCCATGTACTTCTGTCTTTCACGGGTGATGAAGCAGAAACGTTCACTAATTAAAAACCACAGGAGATTGTTCAGATAAACGTTGTACCAATAAGCATCAAGGGCAGCTGGCTGCATCAAGCTGAAAACTGCAGGTGAGACTATTGAACATTTCACCAAACCTGTACCGTAAAGCCCAAATATCAACTGCTAAATAATTCAATGCACAAATATAAAGTCACTATCTTTTTTGCAGAATAGTCTTTCAACTGAacgtaaatgtaatatttcagccAAACGACGGTATTTCTACGAAGGCCTACAGGAGAGATTTTGGTCACTTTTCCATGGGAAACGCTGAAAGTAATTTCCTTCTCCCACATTCAACCAAAGGCTTGCACGGGAAGTTCACCTGGTGGGAATCAGCAGCTCATGATACGCCTTTCTCCAGAAATACTTTTATAGACTGTGTATCCAGTAACAATCAGATTATTAGAATATCAATTTGTGTGCAATAAGATCACAATCTATATAAAACAATCTAGATTTATTGGTTTGTTTCGATAGAAAACCGCAAATTCCTTTGTTTGCAAATGTACAATACAACAGATACAGCACTGTGTGGCAAAACATCTGGAAATGAAAGATTATTGCAGGCCCAGGGTGACACTGTGGCCAGCATGAAAATGATCCAGAGGAGCAGGCAGGTGTATAGATGCATACCTGAACAGTAAATGGTTGTCTTGTTCaaaaacatgcagtgaaatagAGATGAAAGGCAGAAGAAAAAGTGATAATCATCAAGCCGGCTGAATGTCCgatataaaacattaaaaatatatatatacctttAAACATCatacttcatttaaaaatgctttcaaaatgtgaaaatagaactatatcaacatatataaaacaaagatgGATTTAATTGAtgcttatatttatatacataaaatataaggCAACTTAAGATATTATCCCTTAGTATGTGTGTCCACAATTCTTCAAattaaaagacacacaaaaaaaaaaaaaaaaaaaaaagtttcctctTCATTTGAGTCCTAAGTGGTACAAAAAATTATCTTCATAAAAAAgttgaattaaataaaaccattatGTCAAATATTCACAGGAGTTTTGTCTATACATGGCTCATGGTCTGTCCTGGTCAATCAAACAGCGTCAGAGGAGCCGAACATGGTGTTCTCCCGACCCAGGCCCATGGAGTATTGCTGGGTCCAGTCCAACACAACCGGCTTGCATAAACCACAGCACCGCAACTGGAAGAAATTCACCAAGTTCCGAACAAATCCAAAGCTAAAAAGGGAAAACAAGTGATTGCATtaaacaggttttttttaaatgcatgtatatGCATAAACAGTGAGCTGTTGGTGCATGCTTACTTGTAAGGGTTCTGCCTCTGTGAAAAGGACTGTGGGAGTCTCTTCTGATGAATCATCAGATTGGCTCTCTCAGCTGTGGTCAGACCATAATATGCGACCTGAGGTAGAGGTAGACACCATGTTGTAATGCATGCTGAATTATTTCAACAAACTAGTTTCCCTTtacatactactacta contains these protein-coding regions:
- the LOC114766086 gene encoding cysteine and glycine-rich protein 3-like; translated protein: MPNWGGGATCAACEKTVYHAEEIQCNGRSFHKTCFICMTCRKGLDSATVAAHESEVYCKSCYGKKYGPKGYGYGQGAGALSSDPADADHCLQPKVTKPTNPNPSKFAQKLGSTDRCPRCSKAVYAAEKIMGAGKAWHKTCFRCALCGKSLESTTVTDKDGELYCKVCYAKNFGPKGRGLGNPGVVEDATV